TTTATTTTTGTATCTTGTGTAGCTGTCTTTCAGAAAGTTTTTGTTCTCCATATATTGAACAAACAAATTAATATCGAAAACCCAATGGTTCTTTATTTGTATGAAGAATTTATTTTTAAGTTCATCAATTTCGATCAATAGTTCAATTAATCTGGGATTTATATTGTAAGCTGCATCAATGATAACAAATTTTTTCAAATCTCCATTGTCATTTATAAAACTTGATTCTCTGGAAAGTTGTTCTGTTAGAACTTCGTGAAATTTGTTCATCAATTTCTCCTAATTCATTTTGTATCGAATGAAATAAAATT
The DNA window shown above is from Candidatus Cloacimonadota bacterium and carries:
- a CDS encoding site-specific DNA-methyltransferase — protein: MNKFHEVLTEQLSRESSFINDNGDLKKFVIIDAAYNINPRLIELLIEIDELKNKFFIQIKNHWVFDINLFVQYMENKNFLKDSYTRYKNKIGLNIGGKFLNQRNEVSLVWPFKELTLKQQKEILLQILNKNQLYVNLSSIDDEDFKVSDDDKELTKEFYKIENEQKSTQMEMGL